A genomic segment from Drosophila miranda strain MSH22 chromosome 3, D.miranda_PacBio2.1, whole genome shotgun sequence encodes:
- the LOC108159641 gene encoding transmembrane protein 164 isoform X2 — protein MEWDWSWAVGGVTAEVPRTTGPECINYMTDRRRWIETVLLSVLFIFIMHRSWKRLAPIKLPPIHEIEKSHSPTRLFLLIAMSMVFGIEMGFKLSGQSMIFALNPCHVQTCLQIYLLAAKPTKTNTAMFRIQMSNLNGPFLAYLFPEVEGRTYPFEQSTYWIQHALLYIIPIYLIRSGSYTVEDLGDFHWTKIGTAFMLFYHFIFLSPLSIFTGINLDHMLCAAVSDPFQGPNYRLFACCHQALLCPLLTKGTVLLFGRRMNSSSDKNGVGVRNVGCETLPAAGTEAAMYHQRKQQDYATSEDATETLMRHRYNAQAAAAASGGMHSHDADEMASIYDAAEYRMPTTRID, from the exons ATGGAGTGGGACTGGAGTTGGGCAGTGGGAGGCGTTACCGCCGAAGTTCCAAGGACAACGGGGCCTGAGTGCATTAACTATATGACCGATCGGAGACGCTGGATCGAAACGGTGTTACTGTCGGTGCTCTTCATCTTCATTATGCACCGGTCGTGGAAGCGTCTGGCTCCCATTAAACTGCCGCCGATCCATGAGATTGAAAAGTCACACAGTCCCACGCGGTTGTTCCTTCTTATCGCAATGTCTATGGTCTTTGGCATTGAAATGGGCTTTAAACTGTCCGGGCAGTCGATGATCTTCGCCTTGAACCCATGCCACGTGCAGACGTGTCTGCAG ATCTATCTTCTGGCCGCCAAGCCTACAAAGACAAATACGGCAATGTTTCGGATACAAATGAGCAATCTGAACGGCCCCTTTCTAGCGTATCTCTTCCCCGAGGTGGAAGGGCGCACGTATCCCTTCGAGCAGTCCACGTACTGGATACAGCATGCGCTGCTTTACATTATACCCATTTACCTTATACGAAGCG GCTCGTACACCGTTGAGGACCTTGGTGATTTCCATTGGACAAAAATTGGAACAGCTTTCATGCTGTTTTATCATTTCATTTTCCTCTCTCCACTCTCCATA TTTACTGGCATCAACCTGGATCATATGCTGTGCGCAGCCGTGTCTGATCCGTTTCAGGGGCCCAACTACAGACTTTTTGCTTGTTGCCATCAGGCGTTGCTCTGCCCGCTGCTCACCAAGGGAACCGTATTACTTTTCGGCCGCCGGATGAACTCCTCTAGTGATAAAAATGGAGTGGGCGTGAGGAACGTGGGTTGTGAGACTTTGCCCGCTGCGGGGACAGAGGCTGCCATGTATCATCAGCGTAAGCAACAGGACTACGCCACATCAGAGGATGCCACAGAGACCTTAATGCGGCATCGGTACAATGCTCAGGCAGCGGCTGCAGCATCGGGTGGAATGCATTCGCATGATGCGGACGAAATGGCGTCCATATACGACGCGGCGGAATATAGGATGCCCACGACCAGGATCGACTAG
- the LOC108159641 gene encoding transmembrane protein 164 isoform X1 → MEPEIKTRSQPDTEKRPKIPAMEWDWSWAVGGVTAEVPRTTGPECINYMTDRRRWIETVLLSVLFIFIMHRSWKRLAPIKLPPIHEIEKSHSPTRLFLLIAMSMVFGIEMGFKLSGQSMIFALNPCHVQTCLQIYLLAAKPTKTNTAMFRIQMSNLNGPFLAYLFPEVEGRTYPFEQSTYWIQHALLYIIPIYLIRSGSYTVEDLGDFHWTKIGTAFMLFYHFIFLSPLSIFTGINLDHMLCAAVSDPFQGPNYRLFACCHQALLCPLLTKGTVLLFGRRMNSSSDKNGVGVRNVGCETLPAAGTEAAMYHQRKQQDYATSEDATETLMRHRYNAQAAAAASGGMHSHDADEMASIYDAAEYRMPTTRID, encoded by the exons ATGG AACCGGAAATCAAAACCAGAAGTCAGCCGGATACCGAGAAAAGACCAAAAATACCAGCAATGGAGTGGGACTGGAGTTGGGCAGTGGGAGGCGTTACCGCCGAAGTTCCAAGGACAACGGGGCCTGAGTGCATTAACTATATGACCGATCGGAGACGCTGGATCGAAACGGTGTTACTGTCGGTGCTCTTCATCTTCATTATGCACCGGTCGTGGAAGCGTCTGGCTCCCATTAAACTGCCGCCGATCCATGAGATTGAAAAGTCACACAGTCCCACGCGGTTGTTCCTTCTTATCGCAATGTCTATGGTCTTTGGCATTGAAATGGGCTTTAAACTGTCCGGGCAGTCGATGATCTTCGCCTTGAACCCATGCCACGTGCAGACGTGTCTGCAG ATCTATCTTCTGGCCGCCAAGCCTACAAAGACAAATACGGCAATGTTTCGGATACAAATGAGCAATCTGAACGGCCCCTTTCTAGCGTATCTCTTCCCCGAGGTGGAAGGGCGCACGTATCCCTTCGAGCAGTCCACGTACTGGATACAGCATGCGCTGCTTTACATTATACCCATTTACCTTATACGAAGCG GCTCGTACACCGTTGAGGACCTTGGTGATTTCCATTGGACAAAAATTGGAACAGCTTTCATGCTGTTTTATCATTTCATTTTCCTCTCTCCACTCTCCATA TTTACTGGCATCAACCTGGATCATATGCTGTGCGCAGCCGTGTCTGATCCGTTTCAGGGGCCCAACTACAGACTTTTTGCTTGTTGCCATCAGGCGTTGCTCTGCCCGCTGCTCACCAAGGGAACCGTATTACTTTTCGGCCGCCGGATGAACTCCTCTAGTGATAAAAATGGAGTGGGCGTGAGGAACGTGGGTTGTGAGACTTTGCCCGCTGCGGGGACAGAGGCTGCCATGTATCATCAGCGTAAGCAACAGGACTACGCCACATCAGAGGATGCCACAGAGACCTTAATGCGGCATCGGTACAATGCTCAGGCAGCGGCTGCAGCATCGGGTGGAATGCATTCGCATGATGCGGACGAAATGGCGTCCATATACGACGCGGCGGAATATAGGATGCCCACGACCAGGATCGACTAG